The Impatiens glandulifera chromosome 3, dImpGla2.1, whole genome shotgun sequence genome contains a region encoding:
- the LOC124931367 gene encoding delta(12)-fatty-acid desaturase FAD2-like, whose amino-acid sequence MGAGGRMPIVPPSNALDRAPSSKPPFTIAEIKKSIPPHCFQRSLITSFSYVVYDLLILSFLFYAATSYIHLLPGPPALSAFAWLLYAYVQGCVLAGVGVLAHECSHNAFSDYQWLNDTVGFILHSAILIPYFSWKQSHRTHHSNTNSIEQDVLFVPQRKEGVGSLAKYMTNNPIGRTITIATTLTIGWPLYLIFNIYGRQYESFAYHFDPYSPIYSKWEQFQIFLSDMGVLSVGFVLYRLALAKGIGWVMCVYGWPLLLTNGYLVLIAWLQHTHPSLPHYELTEWDWLKGALSTVDRDYGILNKVFHNITDTHVVHHLFSTIPHYHAMEATKAIKPMLGEYYRFDGTSVMSSVWREVKECLYVEADEDEGANKGVLWFRNK is encoded by the coding sequence ATGGGTGCAGGTGGGCGAATGCCGATTGTTCCTCCTTCGAACGCCCTCGATCGAGCCCCATCCTCGAAACCACCATTTACGATAGCCGAGATTAAGAAATCAATTCCACCCCACTGCTTTCAAAGATCGCTCATCACTTCATTCTCCTACGTTGTATACGATCTCCTCATTCTCTCCTTCCTCTTCTACGCCGCCACATCCTACATCCATCTCCTCCCGGGCCCCCCTGCCCTTTCAGCCTTCGCCTGGCTTCTTTACGCCTACGTCCAGGGCTGCGTCCTGGCCGGCGTTGGGGTCCTCGCTCACGAATGCAGCCATAACGCCTTCAGCGATTACCAATGGCTCAACGATACAGTCGGCTTCATCCTCCACTCGGCCATCCTCATCCCCTACTTCTCGTGGAAACAAAGCCACCGCACGCACCATTCAAACACCAACTCTATCGAACAAGACGTGCTTTTCGTCCCGCAACGTAAGGAAGGCGTGGGATCCCTAGCTAAATACATGACCAACAATCCGATTGGTCGTACCATAACGATCGCGACCACGCTGACCATAGGTTGGCCTTTGTACTTAATTTTCAACATCTACGGCAGGCAATACGAAAGTTTCGCTTACCACTTCGATCCCTACAGCCCGATTTACTCTAAATGGGAGCAGTTTCAGATATTTCTATCGGACATGGGAGTTCTTTCGGTCGGATTCGTTCTCTACCGTCTCGCCCTGGCCAAGGGAATCGGTTGGGTGATGTGCGTTTACGGCTGGCCTCTTCTCTTGACGAATGGATATCTGGTGCTGATAGCGTGGTTACAACACACTCACCCGTCTTTGCCTCATTACGAGTTGACGGAGTGGGATTGGTTGAAGGGGGCTTTATCCACTGTGGATAGAGATTACGGGATTCTCAACAAGGTGTTCCATAATATAACAGATACTCATGTTGTTCACCATTTGTTCTCGACCATTCCGCATTATCATGCCATGGAAGCGACTAAGGCGATAAAGCCTATGTTGGGAGAATACTATCGGTTTGATGGGACTTCGGTTATGAGTTCGGTATGGAGAGAAGTCAAGGAATGTCTTTATGTGGAGGCTGACGAAGATGAGGGCGCAAACAAAGGCGTCTTGTGGTTCAGGAATAAATGA